In the genome of Hippoglossus hippoglossus isolate fHipHip1 chromosome 4, fHipHip1.pri, whole genome shotgun sequence, one region contains:
- the ccn1 gene encoding CCN family member 1, translating to MLMLTVVVALFGSLDLVLSSSSCPSVCECPLEMPKCAPGVSVVLDGCGCCKVCARQLNEDCSLTEPCDHTKGLECNFGASFAAATTRGICRAKSEGRPCEYNSRIYQNGESFQPNCKHQCTCIDGAVGCVPLCPQELSLPNLGCANPRLVKVPGQCCEEWVCDDGKDTDILDRIFGKDTMTDELERDLTNRNELISNVKRKLILKNQPAFRPQPEVHMFDTQKCIVQTTPWSQCSKSCGTGISTRVTNNNNECKLVKETRICEVRPCTQSLYSSLKKGKKCSRTKKSSQPVKFTYAGCSSLKKYRPKYCGACVDGRCCSPHKTDTIRVKFRCEDGETFNKNIMMIESCKCTYNCPHANEASYPFYRLSNDIHKFRD from the exons ATGCTGATGCTCACTGTTGTCGTTGCCCTTTTTGGAAGCCTGGACCTG gtcctctcctcctcctcctgcccctccGTGTGCGAGTGTCCGCTGGAGATGCCCAAGTGCGCACCGGGAGTGAGCGTCGTCCTGGacggctgcggctgctgcaaAGTTTGCGCAAGGCAGCTGAACGAGGACTGCAGCCTGACCGAGCCTTGTGACCACACGAAAGGGCTGGAGTGTAACTTTGGGGCCAGCTTTGCCGCTGCGACCACTCGTGGCATCTGCCGAG CCAAGTCAGAGGGCAGACCTTGCGAGTACAATAGCAGGATCTACCAGAACGGAGAGAGTTTCCAGCCCAACTGTAAACACCAGTGCACATGCATCGATGGGGCGGTGGGATGTGTCCCGCTGTGCCCTCAGGAGCTCTCCCTGCCCAACCTGGGCTGTGCCAACCCCAGACTGGTCAAGGTTCCAGGCCAGTGCTGCGAGGAGTGGGTGTGCGACGATGGCAAGGACACAGACATCCTGGACAGGATCTTTGGAAAAGACACAATGACTGATGAATTGGAACGAGACCTCACCAACAGGAATGAGCTCATTTCAAATGTCAAGAGAAAACTCATTTTGAAGAATCAACCCG caTTCAGACCTCAGCCTGAAGTCCACATGTTTGACACCCAGAAGTGCATCGTCCAAACCACACCCTGGTCCCAGTGCTCCAAGAGCTGTGGAACTGGCATCTCCACCAGAgtcaccaacaacaacaacgaatGCAAGCTGGTCAAGGAGACGAGAATCTGTGAAGTGCGGCCATGCACCCAGTCACTTTACTCCAGTCTTAAG AAAGGAAAGAAGTGTAGCAGAACCAAGAAGTCCAGTCAGCCGGTGAAGTTCACCTACGCCGGCTGCTCCAGCCTGAAGAAGTACAGGCCCAAGTACTGCGGAGCCTGTGTGGACGGCCGCTGCTGCAGCCCACACAAGACCGATACCATCCGGGTCAAGTTCCGCTGCGAGGATGGCGAGACCTTCAACAAGAACATCATGATGATCGAGTCTTGCAAGTGCACCTACAACTGTCCCCATGCCAACGAGGCGTCCTACCCCTTCTACCGCCTCTCCAATGACATCCACAAGTTCAGAGACTGA